A region of Methanomicrobium sp. W14 DNA encodes the following proteins:
- a CDS encoding iron ABC transporter permease: MHLNGGEVPKDYKTYTGKKVSIIISGIVVLFLLLILSISVGAVNIPFYDVFQTIFFQHESDQWYAIIWNIRLPQALTGIVAGAGLAVAGVAMQSILRNPLGSPYTLGISNAAAFGAAFSVIILGTGTMHSTGSDAIVLNNPYVTTIMAFIFCLIATAIILMISKVRGSSPEVMVLAGVAIGSLFTAGTMFLQYFADDNQLAAVVFWSFGDVSRADWGELTLMAIVTILCSAYFIYNMWNYNAIDAGDETAKGLGVNVERIRLVGMVVSSFLSAIIVSFLGVIGFVGLVCPHITRRIIGDDNRFLIPGTIVAGGILLLASDTVARLILAPHVLPVAILTAFMGAPVFIYLLIKGYAR; this comes from the coding sequence ATGCATCTTAACGGCGGAGAGGTCCCAAAAGACTACAAAACATACACAGGAAAAAAAGTTTCAATTATAATTTCCGGGATCGTAGTTTTATTTCTGCTCCTGATTTTATCAATTTCAGTAGGAGCCGTAAACATTCCATTCTATGACGTATTCCAGACAATATTTTTCCAGCACGAATCAGACCAGTGGTACGCTATCATATGGAACATACGCCTCCCCCAGGCCCTTACAGGAATAGTGGCAGGTGCAGGCCTTGCTGTCGCAGGTGTAGCAATGCAGTCAATATTAAGAAATCCCCTCGGGTCTCCATATACTCTGGGAATTTCAAACGCTGCTGCTTTCGGGGCTGCATTTTCTGTCATCATTCTCGGTACGGGAACAATGCACAGTACGGGCAGTGATGCAATTGTTCTAAACAACCCCTATGTCACAACGATTATGGCTTTTATTTTCTGCCTTATCGCAACGGCAATAATTCTGATGATCTCAAAAGTAAGAGGGTCTTCTCCTGAAGTAATGGTCCTTGCGGGTGTTGCGATAGGTTCTCTTTTTACTGCCGGGACAATGTTTCTGCAGTATTTCGCGGACGACAACCAGCTTGCAGCCGTTGTCTTCTGGTCTTTCGGGGATGTCAGCAGGGCCGACTGGGGTGAACTTACTTTAATGGCCATTGTAACAATCCTCTGCTCTGCATATTTCATCTATAATATGTGGAACTACAATGCAATTGATGCAGGCGATGAAACAGCAAAAGGTCTTGGCGTGAATGTGGAGAGGATAAGACTTGTGGGAATGGTTGTCTCATCCTTTCTTTCGGCTATAATAGTCTCATTCCTTGGTGTAATAGGATTTGTAGGGCTTGTATGCCCGCACATTACAAGAAGAATTATCGGAGACGACAACAGGTTTCTGATCCCGGGCACAATCGTTGCAGGCGGGATACTTCTTCTGGCATCAGACACGGTAGCAAGGCTTATTCTTGCACCCCATGTCCTGCCGGTTGCGATACTTACAGCGTTTATGGGTGCTCCGGTCTTCATATATCTTCTGATTAAGGGGTATGCCAGATGA
- a CDS encoding ABC transporter ATP-binding protein: MILDINGVKFQYKSREVLNDISFSVDKNEILTIMGPNGVGKTTLLKCINRIHHPKSGSILVGDEDIMKMSLPDIAKKVGYVAQHTQKGRLTAYDAILLGRKPHISWSVSEKDIKMVDAVVRKLHMTDLAMRYIDEMSGGELQKVSIARAIVQEPSLLLLDEPTSSLDLKNQQEILHIISEVVKGHEVSAVMTMHDINTALRFSDRFIMLKSNRIFAAGGPEIITPENIKQVYEVDVEVEFLKTGPVVIPVMAHA, from the coding sequence ATGATTCTTGATATAAACGGAGTAAAATTTCAGTACAAAAGCAGGGAAGTATTAAATGATATCTCATTTTCCGTAGACAAGAATGAGATCCTCACAATCATGGGCCCGAACGGCGTCGGAAAAACGACACTTCTAAAATGCATCAACAGGATTCATCACCCTAAATCGGGGTCTATCCTTGTCGGGGACGAGGACATCATGAAGATGAGTCTTCCTGACATTGCAAAAAAAGTAGGATATGTTGCCCAGCATACGCAGAAAGGAAGACTTACGGCTTACGATGCAATTCTTCTGGGAAGAAAGCCGCACATATCATGGAGTGTCTCCGAAAAAGACATAAAAATGGTTGATGCGGTTGTACGTAAGCTTCACATGACAGACCTTGCCATGCGTTACATCGATGAAATGAGCGGAGGAGAACTTCAGAAAGTATCCATCGCAAGAGCGATTGTGCAGGAACCAAGCCTTCTTCTGCTTGACGAACCGACAAGCAGTCTTGACCTTAAAAACCAGCAGGAAATCCTGCACATAATATCAGAGGTCGTAAAGGGTCACGAGGTCTCGGCCGTTATGACTATGCATGACATAAATACTGCCTTAAGGTTTTCAGACAGGTTCATAATGCTTAAGAGCAACAGGATTTTTGCTGCGGGCGGACCTGAGATTATAACGCCTGAAAATATAAAACAGGTATACGAAGTGGACGTTGAAGTCGAATTCCTGAAAACCGGACCCGTCGTAATTCCGGTTATGGCCCATGCATAA
- a CDS encoding FmdE family protein, whose protein sequence is MTQSIKSFDEAAEFHGHKCPGLAYGYKAAEYALKELSHGRSEDEELVAIVENDACGIDAIQFLTGCTIGKGNLIFRDYGKQVYTFIKRDNSDAVRLSQKEGTSMGDFDARTGELSEKVFGSSANDEERKEFFERRKVVIQKILDMPSEDLYRLEHVKPEIPERARLFKSYKCAKCGETVSESRARVQNGEIVCIPCFEEYSRGW, encoded by the coding sequence ATGACACAGTCCATAAAATCCTTTGATGAGGCGGCCGAATTTCACGGCCACAAATGCCCCGGGCTTGCATACGGCTACAAGGCTGCCGAATACGCATTAAAAGAGCTTTCACACGGAAGAAGCGAGGACGAGGAGCTCGTGGCGATTGTCGAAAACGACGCCTGCGGAATTGATGCTATACAGTTTCTGACAGGGTGCACAATAGGAAAGGGCAACCTCATCTTCAGGGACTACGGAAAGCAGGTATACACATTCATCAAAAGGGACAACAGCGATGCAGTACGCCTTTCACAGAAGGAAGGGACGTCCATGGGCGACTTCGACGCGAGAACCGGTGAACTCTCGGAGAAGGTGTTCGGAAGTTCTGCAAACGATGAAGAAAGAAAGGAGTTTTTCGAAAGGAGAAAAGTTGTCATTCAAAAGATTCTTGACATGCCCTCAGAAGACCTTTACAGGCTTGAGCATGTAAAACCCGAAATACCGGAAAGGGCAAGGCTTTTCAAATCCTACAAATGCGCAAAATGCGGCGAGACCGTATCGGAGTCAAGGGCACGTGTCCAGAACGGGGAAATCGTCTGCATTCCGTGCTTTGAGGAGTATTCCCGCGGCTGGTAG
- a CDS encoding bile acid:sodium symporter family protein, giving the protein MFRTVLLGLIYVFIVTSMLSIGFGLSLKDVIASLEKHWMLLRSVVINLVAIPAAAIFIAYLLGLSGAVLFGFLFMACAPGASYAPRITEFANGDVGHSTGLMFFLCTIAVFSAPFTLMLALPETYGIDPWPVIETLAVIQMIPLFLGMFIRSYRPLLGKKLSAPAFWASNISALVVVVVSLVIIFLSESNGGFFSQITGTLGVPAIILAVIISVFIGYFFGGENTGEKKSMAISSVNRNAGVAFLIAVSGMSMISEVVIMIIAYIIVQTLVSGGLAGYWLWKDLKAGKKTILSGDA; this is encoded by the coding sequence TTGTTTAGGACTGTTCTTCTAGGTCTGATATACGTCTTTATAGTCACGTCAATGCTCTCGATAGGGTTCGGGCTGTCGTTAAAGGATGTCATCGCATCCCTTGAAAAACACTGGATGCTTTTGCGGTCGGTTGTCATAAACCTTGTCGCAATACCGGCAGCAGCGATTTTTATAGCATATCTTCTAGGCCTTTCAGGTGCTGTTCTTTTCGGGTTTCTGTTTATGGCATGTGCACCCGGGGCATCTTATGCACCCAGAATTACCGAGTTTGCAAACGGTGACGTCGGACACTCAACAGGTCTTATGTTTTTTTTGTGTACAATCGCCGTGTTCTCCGCTCCCTTCACGCTTATGCTGGCCCTTCCTGAAACATACGGAATCGACCCCTGGCCTGTCATAGAAACGCTTGCCGTAATACAGATGATACCTCTCTTTCTTGGTATGTTCATCAGGTCATACAGGCCTCTTCTTGGAAAAAAACTGTCTGCACCGGCTTTCTGGGCTTCAAATATATCGGCACTTGTCGTTGTAGTAGTATCGCTTGTGATAATATTTTTATCAGAATCAAACGGGGGATTTTTCTCGCAGATAACAGGGACTCTTGGTGTTCCTGCAATTATACTGGCCGTTATAATATCCGTTTTTATCGGTTACTTCTTCGGCGGGGAAAATACCGGTGAAAAGAAGTCCATGGCAATAAGTTCTGTGAACAGGAACGCAGGTGTGGCCTTTTTAATAGCCGTTAGCGGCATGTCAATGATATCTGAAGTAGTCATCATGATAATTGCATACATCATCGTGCAGACGCTTGTATCAGGGGGGCTTGCCGGCTACTGGTTGTGGAAGGACTTAAAGGCCGGAAAAAAAACAATACTTTCAGGAGATGCCTGA
- a CDS encoding ABC transporter substrate-binding protein — MKKRAQICIAAGLLLVIACFCLVSFFCLNTEPPENKTAEEKIVITDALGRVVTLERPAQRIACTHYSVSEAVQLAGAWDKVVARDGYLSNEKFYPGVDKLPIICPARNPLDINYEEVVKIHPDVLILPNFSWLGDPDEITGKLEPDVPVVFVDTLNPETFCNTIDILGKIAGTEKEAGEYIDFYRSIYCPVTNITSNIPGENRPNVFFKAFSDEIDDIKTYGSEFPGGNEFFNAAGVRNIAEDLPINCADVDKEWLIGQDIDAIAAICWDKKYPDTFGYNVSDPSFARTRAEEIRTQIGGLDVFLNSKAVENNEIYLLNNEMTSTPRYIITIAYMAKWFHPDLFEDLDPKALHQEYLDRFIPGDYNLTNCGLMIYPE; from the coding sequence ATGAAAAAAAGAGCACAAATTTGCATCGCCGCAGGACTGCTACTGGTCATTGCATGTTTTTGCCTGGTAAGTTTTTTCTGCCTTAATACTGAACCACCGGAAAATAAAACAGCTGAAGAAAAAATTGTAATCACAGATGCTCTCGGCAGGGTGGTTACGCTTGAAAGACCCGCTCAAAGAATTGCATGTACCCACTACTCCGTGTCTGAAGCGGTTCAGCTTGCCGGAGCATGGGATAAAGTCGTTGCAAGAGACGGATATTTATCAAATGAAAAATTTTACCCCGGAGTAGATAAACTTCCGATAATCTGCCCCGCACGCAATCCGCTGGATATCAATTATGAAGAGGTTGTAAAAATACACCCTGATGTACTGATACTTCCAAATTTCAGCTGGTTAGGAGACCCCGACGAAATAACTGGCAAACTTGAACCTGATGTGCCTGTTGTGTTTGTCGATACATTAAACCCTGAAACATTCTGCAATACGATTGATATTCTCGGAAAGATTGCAGGAACCGAAAAAGAAGCCGGTGAATATATCGACTTTTACAGGAGCATATATTGTCCTGTCACAAATATTACATCAAATATTCCCGGAGAAAACCGTCCCAATGTATTTTTCAAAGCTTTTTCAGACGAAATTGATGATATCAAGACATACGGCAGTGAATTTCCCGGAGGAAATGAATTCTTTAATGCCGCAGGTGTCCGAAATATCGCAGAAGACCTTCCGATAAACTGTGCGGATGTAGATAAAGAATGGCTCATTGGACAGGATATTGATGCTATTGCAGCCATATGCTGGGATAAAAAATATCCAGATACATTCGGGTACAATGTATCCGACCCTTCTTTTGCAAGAACACGTGCAGAAGAAATAAGGACGCAAATAGGTGGACTTGATGTCTTTTTAAATTCAAAAGCTGTAGAAAACAATGAAATCTACCTCCTGAACAACGAGATGACCTCCACTCCAAGGTATATCATTACAATAGCCTACATGGCAAAATGGTTCCACCCTGACCTTTTTGAAGATCTTGACCCGAAGGCACTTCACCAGGAATATCTTGACAGGTTCATACCAGGTGACTATAATCTGACAAACTGCGGACTGATGATATATCCTGAATAA
- a CDS encoding methyltransferase translates to MKELPEINESLTKIYDLSLSPVRANALAAGVKMLVFDYLTKPATSKSVAERCGYNANMTEEFLNVLTACGLLEKKDGKFVDRPDTGQFLVSESPTYYGKILLREYRRISMSPEEIIEAVKNGPVSQKEDDNMCLEDFWTSYARSVANWERSGSAQKLGEIVSELPQFDSFKHMLDLGGGPGLMGMAVLSRHKSMTGVVFDQPAVAKVAEEFIAGYDMSKRMTAAGGDYIRDDFGDGYDLILCSCTLNFALWCMDEIVEKIYNALNPGGVFVSLHDGICDEGTAPEYHVLNMMSSALSGFNCGIKKGLIASSMKKAGFKEVNSREVSLDVGPFDLDIAVKGP, encoded by the coding sequence ATGAAAGAATTACCTGAAATAAATGAATCACTGACAAAAATTTATGATCTTTCACTGTCTCCGGTAAGGGCAAACGCCCTTGCAGCCGGAGTGAAAATGCTTGTATTCGATTACCTGACAAAACCTGCAACGTCAAAATCTGTTGCCGAAAGATGCGGCTACAATGCCAATATGACAGAAGAGTTTCTCAATGTCCTGACTGCATGCGGTCTGCTCGAAAAAAAAGACGGTAAATTCGTCGACCGCCCGGACACCGGACAGTTTCTGGTATCAGAAAGCCCCACCTATTACGGCAAAATTCTGCTGCGTGAATACCGTAGAATATCCATGAGTCCTGAGGAGATTATTGAAGCAGTTAAAAACGGACCTGTCAGCCAGAAAGAAGATGACAATATGTGCCTGGAAGACTTCTGGACTAGTTACGCACGTTCAGTTGCCAACTGGGAACGTTCCGGCTCTGCACAAAAGCTGGGAGAAATAGTCTCAGAACTTCCGCAATTTGATTCCTTTAAGCATATGCTGGACTTGGGGGGAGGACCCGGACTTATGGGAATGGCGGTTTTAAGCCGTCATAAATCGATGACCGGAGTAGTATTCGACCAGCCGGCAGTTGCAAAGGTGGCAGAGGAATTCATTGCCGGGTATGACATGTCCAAACGTATGACTGCTGCAGGAGGCGATTATATCAGGGACGATTTCGGAGACGGCTATGACCTTATTCTATGTAGCTGTACATTAAATTTTGCTCTGTGGTGTATGGATGAGATAGTAGAAAAGATATATAATGCCCTGAATCCGGGGGGAGTATTCGTAAGTCTTCATGATGGCATCTGCGACGAGGGAACGGCACCAGAATATCATGTGCTTAATATGATGTCAAGTGCACTTTCCGGATTTAACTGCGGAATAAAAAAAGGTCTTATTGCATCGTCCATGAAAAAGGCGGGATTTAAAGAGGTTAACTCAAGGGAAGTTTCACTTGACGTCGGACCGTTTGATCTTGACATAGCTGTTAAAGGGCCGTAA
- a CDS encoding ABC transporter substrate-binding protein: protein MTTTILLLNVNEDNGKKEVPAENQITITDAYGREVTLKGPAKRVAYSHHSVSDSIRIIGAWEQVVGRDANVDDGHLFPGYEEIPVISQAMNAMDLNYEEIVKIHPDVVILPKFDWYTGSDDIIQMLEPDIPVIFLNTLDPDPEVVNDTIQKLGIITGNEERAEEYLDFYNSVYSNITSKTSLVSPDDQPRIFFRAVGKTSPEQITTYGKDMNWFKNFTSAAGAKNVAEDLPISYGDVDREWLLELDIDYIVVKCWKERYPGVFGYSVTNREEAIKNAEDIRENIMKQDVFSNTDAVKNKNVYLFDSSMDATQRNIIGIAYLAKWLYPDELTDLDPEAIHQEYITRFMEADYSLEDSGLFAYPFR, encoded by the coding sequence ATGACTACAACTATACTGTTGTTAAATGTAAATGAAGACAATGGCAAAAAAGAAGTCCCGGCGGAAAACCAGATTACAATTACTGATGCATACGGAAGAGAAGTAACTCTTAAAGGCCCTGCTAAAAGAGTTGCCTATTCTCATCATTCAGTAAGCGATTCCATCAGGATTATCGGAGCCTGGGAACAGGTAGTCGGAAGGGATGCAAACGTGGACGACGGGCATCTTTTCCCCGGATATGAAGAAATTCCGGTAATCTCCCAGGCCATGAATGCAATGGACCTTAATTACGAGGAAATTGTAAAAATTCATCCTGATGTAGTTATCCTGCCAAAATTTGACTGGTACACCGGATCAGACGATATCATACAGATGCTTGAACCTGATATCCCGGTCATTTTTCTTAATACTCTTGACCCAGATCCTGAAGTTGTCAATGACACAATTCAAAAACTTGGGATTATTACAGGAAATGAAGAAAGAGCAGAAGAATATCTGGATTTTTACAACAGTGTGTATAGCAATATAACTTCAAAAACCTCCCTTGTCAGTCCCGATGACCAGCCGCGTATCTTTTTCAGGGCAGTAGGAAAGACCTCTCCTGAACAGATTACGACTTACGGAAAGGATATGAACTGGTTTAAAAATTTTACCAGCGCAGCAGGCGCAAAGAACGTCGCAGAAGACCTGCCCATATCTTACGGCGATGTTGACAGGGAATGGCTTTTGGAGCTGGATATAGATTATATTGTCGTCAAATGCTGGAAAGAGCGTTACCCAGGTGTTTTTGGATATTCTGTAACCAATAGAGAAGAGGCAATAAAAAATGCGGAAGATATTCGCGAAAATATCATGAAACAGGATGTCTTTTCAAACACAGATGCGGTAAAAAACAAAAATGTGTACCTTTTTGACAGTTCAATGGACGCCACCCAGAGAAATATAATAGGAATAGCCTACCTTGCAAAATGGCTTTACCCTGACGAACTCACCGATTTAGACCCGGAGGCAATACACCAGGAGTATATAACCCGGTTTATGGAAGCGGATTATTCTCTTGAAGATTCGGGTCTGTTTGCATATCCTTTCAGGTGA
- a CDS encoding iron ABC transporter permease, which yields MEEIMEINSHTTDASCDICDEYYSYTRKKTVFIIALVIVIILCIGIAASSGSADVTLPDAYNSILGKIFPESSESSWTADVCLWKLRFPRIFMALFTGIALGVAGCAMQGALKNPLADPYMLGVASAAGLGATIAIVFGAGILAGTYLIIGNAFLFSLAAAGVIILIGEKKDGSAEAMILTGIALMFFFQAVTTFIAYFADSEAVKSAMFWMVGDLGKTSWGDFYYVIPIVAVVVPFIIWKSWDLNIVGGGDESAMSLGINVKHFRIMIVGLSSLLVAGVVSFVGAIGFIGLVSPHICRLIIGGDNRFLIPASGLMGAVFLIISDTIARTALSPVIIPVGVITAFIGVPFFVYLILFGRAKC from the coding sequence ATGGAGGAAATAATGGAAATCAATTCGCATACAACAGACGCTTCATGTGACATCTGTGATGAGTATTACAGTTATACCAGAAAAAAAACGGTTTTTATCATCGCACTGGTAATAGTTATAATATTATGTATAGGAATCGCCGCATCAAGCGGTTCTGCCGACGTGACACTGCCAGATGCCTATAATTCAATCCTCGGAAAAATTTTTCCGGAAAGTTCGGAAAGTTCATGGACTGCAGACGTATGCTTGTGGAAACTCCGCTTCCCGAGAATATTTATGGCACTGTTTACAGGCATAGCCCTTGGCGTTGCAGGCTGCGCAATGCAGGGAGCACTGAAAAACCCGCTTGCCGACCCTTATATGCTTGGTGTTGCATCTGCTGCAGGACTTGGGGCAACAATTGCAATTGTGTTCGGAGCGGGAATACTTGCCGGAACTTACCTTATTATTGGAAATGCATTCCTTTTTTCACTGGCAGCAGCCGGAGTAATTATACTGATAGGTGAAAAAAAGGACGGCTCTGCCGAAGCGATGATACTGACAGGTATTGCATTAATGTTCTTTTTTCAGGCTGTAACGACATTTATAGCATATTTTGCTGATTCTGAGGCCGTAAAAAGTGCAATGTTCTGGATGGTCGGAGACCTCGGCAAAACATCATGGGGGGACTTCTATTATGTCATCCCGATAGTTGCAGTTGTAGTCCCTTTTATTATCTGGAAATCGTGGGACCTGAATATTGTAGGCGGAGGCGATGAAAGTGCAATGAGCCTGGGAATCAACGTAAAGCATTTTCGAATTATGATTGTCGGCCTGTCCTCGCTTCTTGTAGCGGGAGTTGTAAGTTTTGTCGGTGCTATAGGCTTTATCGGCCTTGTTTCCCCGCATATATGCCGCCTTATTATAGGGGGGGACAACAGGTTTTTAATACCGGCATCAGGCCTTATGGGAGCTGTTTTTCTGATTATATCGGATACTATCGCACGGACTGCCCTTTCACCTGTAATTATTCCGGTAGGAGTGATTACGGCCTTTATAGGTGTTCCTTTCTTTGTTTATCTTATTCTATTCGGGAGGGCAAAATGCTGA
- a CDS encoding ABC transporter ATP-binding protein, which yields MLNLKVENISLSYGTTEVLKNISMEFKKPGVVGIIGPNGAGKSTLLKCINNILRPQRGKVLIDGNDTSGMDAVGIARKIGYVPQEFPVSFLSTVFDTVLTGRRPYTSWGAGKKDMKIAAGVIKMLSLEDIALRNMSELSGGQQQRVMIARALAQQSGIMLLDEPTSKLDIRHQLEVMNIIKTLSSEKQILSIIVMHDLNLASRYTDRIIMLKSGSIASSGNPVNVLTKENIREVYGVDAKIVIGDGLLHIMPIRPV from the coding sequence ATGCTGAACCTGAAAGTTGAAAACATATCGCTTTCATATGGCACAACAGAAGTTCTGAAAAATATTTCGATGGAGTTCAAAAAACCCGGAGTTGTTGGCATCATAGGTCCAAACGGTGCCGGAAAAAGCACTCTTCTCAAATGTATCAACAACATCCTCAGACCGCAGAGAGGAAAGGTGCTCATTGACGGGAATGATACCAGCGGGATGGATGCGGTCGGGATAGCCAGAAAAATTGGCTATGTACCGCAGGAATTTCCTGTGTCATTCCTTTCGACTGTATTTGATACCGTTCTTACCGGACGCCGCCCGTACACATCGTGGGGGGCAGGAAAAAAAGACATGAAAATTGCTGCCGGTGTTATAAAGATGCTAAGCCTTGAAGACATTGCACTCCGAAACATGTCGGAATTGTCAGGCGGTCAGCAGCAGCGTGTCATGATAGCGAGAGCTCTTGCACAACAAAGTGGAATTATGCTGCTTGACGAGCCTACATCAAAACTTGACATCAGGCACCAGCTGGAAGTTATGAATATAATTAAAACCCTTTCCTCAGAAAAGCAGATACTTTCAATAATTGTCATGCACGACTTAAACCTTGCTTCAAGGTACACTGACAGGATAATAATGTTGAAATCAGGCAGCATCGCGTCTTCAGGCAATCCGGTAAACGTTTTGACTAAGGAAAATATCAGGGAGGTGTATGGTGTAGATGCAAAGATAGTTATCGGGGACGGCCTTTTGCATATAATGCCAATAAGACCGGTTTAA